The Gemmatimonadaceae bacterium genome includes a window with the following:
- a CDS encoding vitamin K epoxide reductase family protein has translation MTYRRAIALLSLASCMVALYLALWKMGYMGRLVCGTGHGCEIVQGSKYGWFLGIDVALIGTVGYAVVVAVALAGSTAALEDAAWPTQLLMVLIYGAVLFTLRLKYAEFVVLKSFCPWCAVSAVTITLDAILITLDWRRVRGARSGTAVLNYETS, from the coding sequence ATGACCTACCGACGGGCAATTGCCCTGCTCAGCCTTGCCTCGTGCATGGTGGCCCTGTACCTCGCGCTCTGGAAGATGGGGTACATGGGACGCCTGGTCTGCGGCACGGGGCACGGCTGCGAGATCGTCCAGGGGAGCAAGTACGGCTGGTTCCTGGGCATCGATGTTGCGCTGATCGGCACGGTCGGATACGCCGTGGTGGTGGCAGTTGCGCTCGCCGGCAGCACGGCTGCACTCGAGGACGCTGCGTGGCCCACGCAGCTGCTGATGGTGTTGATTTACGGGGCAGTGCTCTTCACGCTCCGGCTCAAGTACGCCGAGTTCGTGGTCCTGAAGTCGTTCTGCCCGTGGTGTGCGGTGTCAGCGGTGACGATCACGCTCGATGCGATCCTCATCACGCTCGACTGGCGCCGCGTCCGCGGTGCGCGGTCCGGCACCGCTGTCCTCAACTACGAAACCTCATGA
- a CDS encoding Bax inhibitor-1/YccA family protein, whose translation MRASNPVLSRLAEAARDTLSSTVRGDAMTRAGTAGKAGLLLALCVFSASFTWSQVAGGNMGIVMPALLVGGLGGFIMALVVSFKPNTAPITAPIYAVLEGLLLGAISALYNLRFAGLPQQAVMLTFAVALGVFALYRLNIIKATAGFRRMIVGATIGIAVFYLVNLVLSLFNVNMGYSMSSSPIAIGINLVIAGVAAMNLVLNFDDIDQAVRMGAPKSMEWYGAFGLMVTLVWLYLELLRLLSRLQGRRD comes from the coding sequence ATGCGCGCTTCGAATCCTGTGCTGTCCCGCCTCGCCGAGGCGGCCCGCGACACCCTGTCGTCGACCGTCCGCGGCGACGCGATGACCCGTGCCGGCACCGCAGGCAAGGCCGGCCTGCTGCTGGCCCTCTGCGTGTTCTCGGCCTCGTTCACCTGGTCCCAGGTGGCCGGCGGGAACATGGGCATCGTCATGCCCGCCCTCCTGGTTGGCGGACTCGGCGGTTTCATCATGGCGCTGGTCGTGTCGTTCAAGCCGAACACCGCCCCGATCACGGCCCCGATCTATGCCGTGCTGGAGGGGTTGCTGCTGGGCGCGATCTCGGCGCTCTACAACCTGCGCTTCGCCGGCCTCCCTCAGCAGGCCGTGATGCTCACCTTCGCCGTCGCCCTCGGCGTCTTCGCGCTCTACCGGCTGAACATCATCAAGGCCACCGCCGGCTTCCGCCGCATGATCGTGGGTGCCACCATCGGCATCGCGGTGTTCTACCTGGTCAACCTCGTGCTCTCGCTGTTCAACGTGAACATGGGGTACAGCATGTCGTCGAGCCCGATCGCGATCGGCATCAACCTCGTGATCGCCGGCGTGGCCGCGATGAACCTTGTCCTGAACTTCGACGACATCGACCAGGCCGTGCGGATGGGTGCGCCGAAGTCGATGGAGTGGTACGGCGCCTTCGGCCTGATGGTCACCCTGGTGTGGCTCTACCTCGAGCTGCTCCGCCTGCTGTCACGCCTGCAGGGCCGACGCGACTGA